A stretch of the Pseudomonas helvetica genome encodes the following:
- a CDS encoding EAL domain-containing protein, whose product MEPLTLDVISRLGRQLLPQSLRAQFTLAFLTLALLILAGGATAVYALRTSNSATRQLTDERLVRMQNGQDMLHRTLLIERQTDQLLTTRSPDTLRSSYAATVEQLEALDQLVQQLTAANSGVAILDMYQSSQMFRNTANIVAQLRESLLQTEVTFEQTLEDHTARLTAAQTRASLELAVLLFDLPQAVDSDAVQRLQIRYEHLSRTTGKLPDADVEIPKLFSLRLKLINQHNVIQRFNEELKNEAGVLVALARAQSSAYTEDYREAVQRLVEASNRSQQWVLIMLGASLVFAWFVTRVFMGRHVLVRLNAISRQLRQEHTDKTHLMMAEHGKDEIANMARAVNQFLKDRLQLEKKSVQLSIATERLAVQNSRLEQEAIIRTGQGHVLELIARSTELAEVLDSLAHLVESQLEGMMVSILVLDEDGKHLLHGAAPSLPKAYNQLIDGIAIGPNVGSCGTAVYRREPVIVTNIELDPLWEDYRSIAAPYGFRACWSTPILSHERKVLGTFALYSNTVRSPGSTETRLIDMATPLAGIAIERQLTEQRIRFMGDHDALTGLPNRTLLEDRLKQAILYAQRYNRQVTVAFLDLDKFKLVNDSLGHSAGDELLKTVAQRMLECVRRTDTVVRLGGDEFVIILFDQPSDLDGVTPALHKIQEAILRPIQLSGHTLHVTCSMGLATYPADGSDTDTLLSNADAAMYRAKELGRNSYQFYTSEMNNKVQGKLAMQDGLRNALNHDEFLLLYQPQVDLQSGQIIGVEALIRWQHPELGMVSPIKFIPQAEETGLIVPIGDWVIHTACRQNKDWQDAGWPPITMSVNISARQFIERDLIDRVRHALKETGLDPMYLELELTESLIMQDLQQAINKMKELQSMGISLSIDDFGTGYSSLAALKSFPIARLKIDQSFVRDLPDNENDKAIATAVISLGHTLNLRVIAEGVETQEQQTFLHENGCDEIQGHFFSRAVSAEEISLLLRTPRLPQSSRIASPDSARRKRDVKRPSSPMPGH is encoded by the coding sequence ATGGAACCCCTGACATTGGACGTCATTTCCCGGCTCGGACGCCAGCTGTTGCCGCAATCGCTACGCGCACAGTTCACACTGGCGTTTCTGACACTGGCGCTGCTGATCCTGGCGGGTGGTGCAACTGCGGTCTACGCGTTGCGCACATCAAACAGCGCCACCCGCCAGCTGACGGATGAACGACTGGTCCGCATGCAAAATGGGCAAGACATGCTGCATCGTACCTTGCTGATCGAACGCCAGACCGATCAGCTTCTGACAACCCGCTCCCCCGACACCCTGCGTTCAAGCTATGCAGCGACTGTCGAACAGCTTGAAGCCCTTGATCAGCTGGTGCAGCAGCTGACTGCCGCGAACAGTGGCGTGGCGATACTCGACATGTATCAGTCGAGTCAGATGTTCCGCAATACCGCCAACATCGTTGCGCAATTGCGCGAAAGCCTGCTGCAAACCGAGGTCACCTTCGAGCAAACCCTGGAGGATCACACCGCCCGGTTAACCGCGGCCCAGACCCGGGCCAGCCTGGAGCTGGCGGTGTTACTTTTCGATCTGCCGCAGGCTGTTGACAGTGATGCCGTGCAACGCCTGCAGATCCGGTATGAGCACCTGTCACGCACCACAGGCAAGTTACCCGACGCTGATGTCGAGATACCCAAGCTCTTCTCCCTACGCCTGAAGCTCATCAATCAGCACAACGTCATACAGCGGTTCAATGAGGAGCTGAAGAATGAGGCCGGGGTTCTGGTCGCGTTGGCCCGTGCGCAATCCAGTGCTTACACCGAAGACTATCGCGAAGCCGTACAGCGCCTGGTGGAGGCCTCAAACCGTAGCCAGCAATGGGTGTTGATCATGTTGGGCGCCAGCCTGGTGTTCGCCTGGTTTGTGACCCGGGTCTTCATGGGCCGTCATGTGCTCGTGCGCCTGAATGCAATAAGCCGGCAATTGCGTCAGGAACACACTGACAAAACACATTTGATGATGGCGGAGCATGGGAAGGACGAGATCGCCAACATGGCTCGTGCAGTGAATCAATTCCTCAAAGACCGACTTCAGCTGGAAAAAAAATCGGTTCAATTGAGTATCGCCACAGAGCGACTCGCCGTGCAAAACAGTCGATTGGAGCAAGAAGCCATCATCCGTACCGGACAAGGTCATGTCCTGGAGCTGATCGCCAGGAGTACCGAGCTTGCAGAAGTCCTCGACAGCCTGGCTCACCTGGTCGAGTCCCAACTGGAGGGGATGATGGTGTCCATCCTGGTGCTGGATGAGGACGGCAAGCACCTGCTGCACGGGGCTGCGCCCAGTTTGCCGAAAGCCTATAACCAGCTCATTGACGGGATTGCAATCGGTCCGAACGTCGGTTCATGCGGCACCGCTGTGTATCGACGAGAACCGGTCATCGTCACGAATATCGAGCTGGATCCGCTATGGGAGGATTACCGTTCAATTGCTGCGCCCTATGGGTTTCGCGCCTGCTGGTCGACGCCGATCCTGTCCCATGAGCGAAAGGTATTGGGTACGTTTGCCTTGTATTCCAACACTGTACGCAGCCCTGGCTCGACCGAGACGCGACTGATCGACATGGCGACACCGCTTGCCGGCATTGCAATAGAACGCCAACTTACCGAGCAGCGCATTCGCTTTATGGGCGACCATGACGCACTGACCGGGCTGCCGAATCGCACACTGCTCGAAGACCGCCTCAAGCAGGCAATACTTTATGCTCAGCGCTACAACCGCCAGGTGACGGTGGCGTTTCTCGATCTGGACAAATTCAAACTGGTGAATGACAGCCTTGGGCACAGTGCTGGAGACGAACTGCTGAAAACCGTCGCCCAGCGCATGCTGGAATGTGTACGCCGCACCGACACCGTCGTGCGACTGGGTGGCGACGAGTTTGTGATCATCCTGTTCGACCAGCCCTCAGACCTCGACGGCGTTACCCCTGCCCTGCACAAAATCCAGGAAGCCATCCTGCGGCCGATTCAGCTAAGCGGACATACACTCCACGTCACCTGCAGCATGGGGTTGGCCACTTACCCTGCCGACGGCAGCGATACCGACACGTTGCTCAGCAACGCAGACGCCGCGATGTACCGGGCCAAGGAGCTGGGTCGCAACAGTTACCAGTTCTATACGAGCGAGATGAATAACAAGGTTCAGGGCAAGCTCGCCATGCAAGACGGGCTTCGAAATGCACTCAACCATGACGAGTTCCTGCTGCTGTACCAGCCACAGGTGGATTTGCAGTCAGGTCAGATTATCGGCGTAGAAGCACTGATCCGCTGGCAGCACCCCGAGCTCGGCATGGTGTCTCCAATCAAATTCATTCCGCAGGCCGAAGAAACCGGGTTGATCGTGCCCATCGGCGACTGGGTGATTCATACCGCGTGCAGACAGAACAAGGACTGGCAGGATGCGGGCTGGCCGCCGATCACCATGTCGGTGAATATTTCAGCACGCCAGTTCATCGAAAGGGACCTGATCGACCGAGTGAGGCATGCCTTGAAAGAAACCGGACTGGACCCGATGTACCTTGAGCTGGAGCTGACCGAAAGCCTGATCATGCAAGACCTTCAGCAAGCCATCAACAAAATGAAAGAACTGCAATCAATGGGGATCAGCCTCTCGATCGACGACTTCGGCACCGGCTACTCCAGCCTTGCAGCCTTGAAAAGCTTCCCGATTGCGAGACTCAAGATCGATCAGTCTTTCGTGCGCGATCTGCCCGACAACGAGAACGACAAAGCCATCGCCACTGCGGTGATTTCGTTGGGGCACACACTGAACCTCAGGGTCATTGCCGAAGGTGTCGAAACCCAGGAGCAGCAAACCTTCTTGCATGAAAACGGCTGCGATGAAATTCAGGGCCACTTTTTCAGCAGAGCGGTCAGTGCAGAGGAAATCAGCCTGTTACTGCGTACGCCCCGATTGCCTCAATCGAGCCGCATTGCGAGCCCTGACTCGGCAAGGCGAAAACGCGATGTAAAACGCCCAAGCAGCCCAATGCCCGGGCATTAA
- a CDS encoding substrate-binding domain-containing protein, producing the protein MIQAQEIVSRATLEAVRWSGPESGPQALRGKSIALVAEDLRNGGIVGVAQGAREAARAMGWTLKIFDGAGSSVGRAKAFSDALAAKPDGLILCGSDALENNAALILFANRDVPVVGWHAGARPGPIDGTPVAMNVTTDPLEVARLTAMAAVAQSNGHAGVVILTDSKYSIAMAKANAMENVIRACRECTLLEVRDVAISESGEKMPAITNELLQRYGKRWTHTLAINDIYFDYSIASLTNAAIPSDSISLLSAGDGSASAFLRIQAKTYQTVTVAEPLNLHGWQVMDELNRLFAGQPVSGFVAPIHLVNADNIAFDGGKKFQYDPDNGYRDIYRHQWNP; encoded by the coding sequence GTGATTCAAGCGCAGGAAATCGTTTCCAGGGCCACCCTCGAAGCCGTTCGCTGGAGCGGCCCTGAATCCGGCCCGCAAGCCCTGCGGGGCAAGAGCATCGCCCTTGTCGCAGAAGATTTGCGTAACGGTGGAATTGTCGGTGTCGCGCAGGGCGCTCGCGAGGCAGCCAGGGCGATGGGCTGGACGCTGAAAATATTCGATGGCGCTGGGTCATCGGTCGGGCGCGCAAAGGCCTTTTCCGATGCCCTGGCAGCGAAACCCGACGGCCTCATTCTGTGCGGTTCCGATGCCCTTGAGAACAATGCGGCGCTGATCCTCTTCGCCAACAGGGATGTGCCGGTGGTCGGCTGGCACGCAGGGGCACGCCCCGGGCCGATTGACGGCACGCCGGTGGCCATGAACGTCACGACCGATCCGCTCGAAGTGGCTCGCCTCACGGCCATGGCGGCAGTGGCACAGTCAAACGGACACGCCGGCGTGGTCATCCTGACCGACTCCAAATACAGCATCGCCATGGCGAAAGCCAACGCCATGGAAAACGTCATTCGGGCCTGCCGGGAATGTACATTGCTGGAAGTGCGCGATGTCGCGATCTCCGAAAGTGGCGAGAAGATGCCGGCGATCACCAACGAGCTGCTTCAGCGCTATGGCAAGCGCTGGACCCACACGCTGGCCATCAACGATATCTATTTCGACTACTCGATTGCCTCATTGACCAACGCTGCAATACCCAGTGACAGCATCAGTCTGTTGTCCGCCGGTGATGGCAGCGCTTCGGCTTTCTTGCGCATACAGGCAAAAACCTACCAGACCGTCACCGTGGCCGAGCCGCTCAACCTGCATGGCTGGCAAGTGATGGATGAGTTGAACCGGCTGTTTGCAGGTCAGCCGGTGAGCGGCTTCGTAGCACCGATTCACCTGGTCAATGCCGACAATATCGCCTTCGACGGCGGGAAGAAATTCCAGTACGACCCTGACAATGGTTATCGAGACATCTATCGCCACCAATGGAACCCCTGA
- a CDS encoding isochorismate lyase codes for MSPLKTPEACENLNDIRAGIDFYDRQILESLKLRLGYVKAAAQFKANERAIPAPERVAAMLEDRREWAVAAGFEVAFVEKLYKHIIHWNIQQQILHWQETYSDRNTA; via the coding sequence ATGTCGCCACTTAAAACACCTGAAGCCTGCGAAAACCTCAATGATATTCGGGCAGGCATCGATTTTTATGATCGCCAGATCCTTGAGTCCTTGAAACTACGCCTGGGTTATGTAAAAGCCGCTGCGCAATTCAAAGCCAATGAGCGGGCTATCCCCGCTCCAGAGCGGGTCGCGGCGATGCTCGAAGACCGTCGCGAGTGGGCAGTCGCCGCCGGGTTCGAAGTGGCCTTCGTCGAGAAACTCTACAAGCACATTATTCATTGGAATATCCAACAGCAGATTCTGCACTGGCAAGAAACCTATTCCGACCGAAATACCGCATAA
- a CDS encoding histidine decarboxylase, translating into MTLSTADQSRLERFWQHCVTNQYFNIGYPESADFDYSQLHRFLRFSINNCGDWNEYSNYLLNSFDFEKDVMTYFSELFNIALEDSWGYVTNGGTEGNMFGCYLGRELFPNGTLYYSKDTHYSVAKIVKLLRIKCRAVESLANGEIDYDDLMAKITADQERHPIIFANIGTTLRGAVDNIATIQQRLQQAGIARHDYYLHADAALSGMILPFVDHPQPFSFADGIDSICVSGHKMIGSPIPCGIVVAKRKDVARISVEVDYILAHDKTISGSRNGHTPLMMWAALRSHSFADWRQRVHHSLEKAQYAVDRFQAAGIDAWRNENSITVVFPCPSQRIAKKYCLAVSGDTAHLITTPHHHDNVMIDALIDEVITELETDAWQFGGAHVKQGGNERRPSNSIRETCPRFDVI; encoded by the coding sequence ATGACTTTATCCACCGCCGACCAAAGCAGGCTTGAGCGCTTCTGGCAGCACTGCGTAACGAATCAGTACTTCAATATCGGGTACCCCGAATCAGCGGACTTCGATTACTCCCAGCTGCATCGTTTCCTGCGCTTCTCGATCAACAACTGCGGGGATTGGAACGAATACAGCAACTACCTGTTGAACTCATTCGACTTTGAGAAGGACGTCATGACGTACTTCTCCGAGCTGTTCAACATCGCGCTCGAAGACAGCTGGGGCTACGTCACGAACGGGGGGACCGAAGGCAACATGTTTGGCTGCTACCTGGGTCGCGAACTGTTCCCGAATGGCACCCTGTACTACTCGAAAGACACCCATTACTCCGTTGCGAAGATCGTCAAGTTGCTACGGATCAAATGTCGTGCAGTCGAGTCATTGGCCAATGGCGAAATCGACTACGACGACCTGATGGCAAAAATAACCGCCGACCAGGAACGCCACCCCATCATCTTCGCCAACATCGGCACCACCCTGCGCGGAGCCGTCGACAATATCGCCACCATTCAACAGCGTCTGCAGCAGGCGGGCATTGCCCGTCATGACTACTACCTGCACGCAGACGCAGCGCTGAGCGGGATGATCCTGCCTTTCGTCGATCACCCACAACCCTTCTCGTTCGCCGATGGCATCGACTCGATTTGCGTCTCCGGCCACAAGATGATCGGTTCACCCATTCCTTGCGGAATCGTCGTGGCCAAACGCAAGGACGTTGCGCGCATCTCGGTGGAAGTGGACTACATCCTGGCCCATGACAAGACCATCAGCGGCTCGCGCAATGGCCATACACCCTTGATGATGTGGGCGGCGCTACGCAGCCACTCGTTCGCTGACTGGCGCCAGCGTGTCCACCACAGCCTGGAAAAAGCCCAGTATGCAGTGGATCGATTCCAGGCTGCGGGGATTGATGCCTGGCGCAACGAGAACTCCATCACCGTAGTGTTCCCTTGTCCATCGCAGAGGATTGCGAAGAAATATTGCCTGGCGGTATCTGGCGATACAGCGCACTTGATAACGACACCCCATCATCATGACAACGTAATGATCGACGCATTGATCGATGAGGTCATTACCGAGCTTGAGACGGATGCCTGGCAATTCGGGGGCGCGCATGTCAAACAAGGGGGGAATGAGCGACGGCCTTCAAACTCCATCAGGGAAACGTGCCCCCGATTCGACGTCATCTGA
- a CDS encoding (2,3-dihydroxybenzoyl)adenylate synthase, with amino-acid sequence MTIEFNHWPLDRAQRYREKGYWIDQPLTHILQARSQSQPHASAIICGDRRFSYAELEQLSSNLASRLAASGLGKGDTALVQLPNIAEFYIVLFALLKAGIAPLNALYSHRKLELKSYAQQITPRLLIASREHEVFRDDSYITDLKEVGSSPEITLLLGDPGHENNLAAWIKTPSEHPVDFSPSEPGEVALFQLSGGSTGTPKLIPRTHNDYHYNARASAQVCELTAQTRFLCALPAAHNFLLSSPGALGVLYAGGTVVMAPSPEPSTCFSIIQRHEVNTVALVPSAVALWLQAAPEHKEQLQSLEFLQVGGACFADSLARQVPEVLGCKLQQVFGMAEGLINYTRLDDSDEQIFTTQGRPICPDDEIKIVDEQGIPVPHGEPGMLATRGPYTFCGYYRSPEQNAQAFDHEGYYYSGDLVELTPTGDLRVVGRVKDQINRGGEKVASEEIENLIVLHPDVTHAGLVAMPDDRLGEKSCAFVVTRNPLLKPPALRRHLMELGIAEYKLPDRIRLIETMPLTAVGKIDKKQLRQLLAAETTRAWLHTRVLQLVEDCEDLDPEENLIFYGLDSLRVMKLAAELKERGIAVSFEELAASPTLASWWSLVDTKQKAA; translated from the coding sequence ATGACTATAGAATTCAATCACTGGCCCCTCGACAGAGCACAGCGCTATCGGGAAAAAGGCTACTGGATCGACCAACCACTCACACACATTCTCCAGGCACGCAGCCAGTCGCAACCTCACGCATCGGCGATCATTTGCGGTGATCGTCGTTTCAGCTATGCCGAGCTGGAGCAGCTGTCGTCCAACCTGGCTTCGCGCCTGGCGGCCAGCGGACTTGGCAAAGGCGACACCGCCTTGGTGCAATTGCCCAATATTGCAGAGTTTTACATTGTCTTGTTCGCGCTGCTCAAGGCCGGGATTGCGCCCCTCAACGCGCTCTACAGCCATCGAAAACTCGAACTCAAAAGCTACGCCCAGCAAATCACGCCAAGGTTGCTGATCGCCTCTCGCGAGCATGAAGTCTTTCGCGACGACAGCTACATCACAGACCTCAAGGAAGTGGGTTCCAGCCCCGAAATCACCCTGCTGCTGGGCGACCCGGGTCACGAGAACAACCTCGCCGCCTGGATCAAAACCCCAAGTGAGCACCCCGTGGACTTCTCCCCCAGCGAACCGGGCGAAGTGGCGCTATTCCAATTGTCGGGCGGCAGCACAGGCACCCCCAAACTCATCCCGCGCACCCATAACGACTATCACTACAACGCTCGGGCAAGTGCGCAAGTATGCGAGCTCACTGCACAAACACGCTTTCTCTGCGCCCTGCCTGCGGCGCACAACTTCTTGCTCAGCTCGCCCGGCGCCTTGGGCGTCCTGTATGCCGGCGGCACTGTCGTCATGGCTCCGAGCCCGGAGCCGTCGACGTGCTTTTCGATCATTCAGCGCCATGAAGTGAATACCGTGGCCCTGGTTCCAAGTGCAGTCGCCTTGTGGTTGCAAGCCGCGCCGGAGCACAAAGAGCAACTGCAATCGCTGGAATTCCTCCAGGTCGGCGGCGCCTGTTTCGCCGACTCGCTGGCACGCCAGGTTCCCGAAGTGCTCGGCTGCAAGTTGCAGCAGGTGTTCGGCATGGCCGAGGGCCTGATCAACTACACTCGCCTGGACGACTCTGATGAACAGATCTTCACCACTCAAGGCCGTCCGATCTGCCCGGATGACGAAATCAAAATAGTCGACGAACAAGGCATTCCCGTCCCGCACGGCGAGCCTGGCATGCTCGCCACTCGCGGTCCTTACACGTTCTGCGGCTATTACCGAAGCCCCGAGCAGAATGCCCAGGCGTTTGACCATGAGGGTTACTACTATTCCGGCGACCTCGTTGAGCTCACACCGACAGGTGATTTGCGGGTCGTCGGCAGGGTCAAGGATCAGATCAACCGCGGTGGCGAAAAAGTCGCCTCGGAGGAAATCGAAAACCTCATTGTCCTCCACCCGGACGTGACCCACGCCGGTCTGGTGGCCATGCCCGACGACCGACTGGGGGAAAAGAGCTGCGCCTTCGTCGTCACCCGTAACCCCCTTCTTAAACCACCGGCCTTGAGACGCCACTTGATGGAACTCGGCATCGCCGAATACAAACTCCCCGATCGCATCCGGCTCATCGAGACCATGCCCCTGACGGCCGTCGGCAAGATCGACAAAAAACAACTACGCCAACTCCTGGCGGCGGAAACCACCCGCGCCTGGCTACACACCCGCGTACTGCAACTTGTCGAGGACTGTGAAGACCTGGACCCGGAGGAAAACCTGATTTTCTACGGCCTCGATTCCTTGCGGGTGATGAAGCTCGCTGCGGAGCTCAAAGAGCGCGGCATCGCTGTGAGCTTCGAAGAGCTGGCGGCCTCGCCCACGCTCGCCAGTTGGTGGTCGCTGGTAGACACCAAGCAAAAAGCCGCCTGA
- a CDS encoding isochorismate synthase MenF, which produces MRSGTLRANDTDEVQAIDEKESFSFTSGDRELTVAGMLQRIETPAIGGENANSLFQKTVLQAFDRARKAGQSNPIIVGAIPFDPAEASCLYIPEHAEWRTRSATVQTGVAALPELIEQKNIPDEQGFKRAVEHAIVNFRHSDVRKAVLSVQRELVFAQDVDVGAMQNNLRAQNQSGYHFRVPMPDGATLIGVSPELLVHKDGLNFVSNPLAGSAKRMSDPQADRRNADWLSASEKDHYEHRLVTEDIATQLGELCTQLNVPQRPSLISTPALWHLSTRIEGTLADPTVSALQLACRLHPTPAVCGFPTERARRLIRFVEPFERGLFTGMVGWCDAQGNGEWVVTIRCGTVKRNRVRLFAGAGIVEASSPDSEWTEVQTKLGTMLRACGLAH; this is translated from the coding sequence ATGAGATCGGGCACCCTAAGAGCGAATGACACGGATGAGGTGCAAGCTATTGATGAAAAAGAGAGTTTTTCATTTACCTCCGGCGATCGAGAACTAACAGTCGCCGGGATGCTTCAGCGAATCGAAACACCTGCCATTGGCGGCGAAAACGCCAATAGCCTGTTCCAGAAAACCGTGCTGCAAGCCTTCGACCGGGCGCGCAAGGCCGGTCAGAGCAACCCGATAATCGTCGGCGCCATCCCCTTCGATCCTGCTGAAGCCTCCTGCCTCTATATTCCCGAACACGCCGAGTGGCGAACACGAAGCGCCACCGTACAGACAGGCGTCGCAGCACTGCCTGAACTGATCGAGCAAAAAAACATACCGGACGAGCAAGGTTTCAAACGTGCGGTAGAGCACGCGATCGTCAACTTCCGCCACAGTGACGTGCGCAAGGCCGTGCTCTCGGTGCAACGTGAGTTGGTGTTTGCGCAGGACGTGGATGTGGGTGCCATGCAGAATAATCTGCGGGCCCAGAATCAAAGCGGCTATCACTTCCGTGTACCTATGCCGGACGGCGCTACGCTGATCGGCGTCAGCCCCGAACTGCTCGTTCACAAGGACGGTCTGAACTTCGTTTCCAACCCGCTGGCAGGCTCGGCCAAACGCATGAGCGATCCACAAGCGGATCGGCGCAACGCAGATTGGCTGTCAGCCTCGGAAAAGGATCACTACGAGCATCGCCTCGTGACCGAGGACATCGCCACTCAACTGGGGGAGCTGTGCACCCAGCTGAATGTGCCCCAGCGCCCTTCCCTCATCAGCACCCCCGCACTCTGGCATCTCTCCACCCGTATCGAAGGCACCTTGGCGGATCCGACCGTCTCGGCCTTGCAGCTTGCCTGTCGCCTGCATCCAACCCCGGCCGTCTGTGGCTTCCCCACCGAGCGCGCCCGGCGCCTGATCCGCTTTGTCGAACCCTTCGAGCGTGGCCTGTTCACCGGCATGGTTGGCTGGTGCGACGCCCAAGGCAATGGCGAGTGGGTGGTGACCATTCGCTGCGGCACCGTCAAGCGCAACAGGGTTCGCCTGTTTGCTGGCGCCGGCATCGTCGAAGCCTCGAGCCCCGACTCCGAATGGACAGAAGTCCAGACCAAACTCGGCACCATGCTGCGCGCATGCGGTTTGGCCCACTAA